The region ACGCAGTCCACCTTCGGTGAGCGATTTGCTGGTGAACTCAACGGAGTCGTACAGGAAGAAATTGACCTTGCTGCGATAAACCCAGTCGGTGTACGCGTACCACTCGCCGTCCTTGGTCGGGATGCTGTAACGCAAGGTGACGTTGAGGTTTTGCTTGGGGGCCTGTGGCAACTGGTTGCCGTCGATCAATGCCAGTCCGCCGGCGGTACGCGGGTCCGTGACCTTGCAAGCCGCGCAAACGGCGACTGCCAGGGTCGGGTCCTTGATCTTGGCGTCATTGAAACTTGCGCCAACCGTCGCCAGCAAGTTGGGAGAAAGATACGCCTGCAAATCCAGCTCGAAACCCTGACCCTCGGTCTTTTTGGCGTTGAGCAGGATGTTGGCGTTGGCCGCGCCGCCGACAGCCGTCAGTTGTTGGTCCTTGATCTCGTACTTGAATACGCCGAAACTCAAGCGCGCCTTGCGATCGAAAAGATCTGCCTTGACGCCGGCTTCGAATGACGTGCTGGTTTCGGGTTTGGCGACTGACTGGTTGTTGAACGCGCTGGCACCCTGCACGCTGGCGGCCCGGAAGCCGTTCGCGACGCGGGCAAACAGCTTCACGCCTCGATCGAGCGCATACGTACCGCTGACATCCCAGCTCAATTTGTTGTTACTGGGTGATGCGCTCAGCGGACCGGCAGCCCTCAACGCCGCAAGCGTCGGCAAGGTGCCGAACACGTCGCTCGAATAATCCTCGACATTGAAGTTCTTCTTGTCACGGGTGTAGCGAAGGCCCCCACGCAGATCCAGCGCCGGGCTGACCGCATAGTCAACGGCCGTGAACACGGCAATCGCATCGTTCTTCTGACGCACGCGCTCATATCCATTTCGTCCACCGGCACTGAACAACGAGTCGTAGCTGATGCTTTCCACCGTGTAATCTTCATTGAAGTAATACAAGCCACCTTGCCATTTCAGCGGACCCTTGAGGTTTGACTCAAGCCGCAGTTCCTGGGTGAATTGCGAATGCTTGGGAAGGCCGTCGGAGGTCTCGGAAGAGAAGGGAATAAAGCCCGGCCCGGAAGGCGGTGCAAACACGGCGCCGTAGCCACCGTCGATATCGCCGCGCGCGAAACTGGTCAGCGATTCGTAGCCGGTGATCGAGTGGAGGGTAAAGTCATTCAGCGTCCAGCGCAGGCGGATACTGCCGCCTTCGGTCTTAAGCCAGGACTCATTCCTGCCATCGTGGGAGACTTTGTTGTAGTCGAAACCATCGACGATATCGTTCGTGCCCGGCTTGATGACATTGGCGCGGAACAGGCGCGCACTGCCCTTCAGGTCGCGTGCATGAACATTGA is a window of Betaproteobacteria bacterium DNA encoding:
- a CDS encoding TonB-dependent receptor encodes the protein MKKKILAAACSPRSLAFGLSLAAILTVPSAFAQSTAAESKSSAKVDGKLETINVTAERRSENINDVPNSISTVSGEALDVINSSGQDVRALSGRVPSLNIESSYGRAFPRFYLRGYGNTDFRINASQPVSLVLDDVVQENPILKGFPMFDLEQIEVLRGPQGTLFGRNSPAGVVKFDSVKPRQQQEAYLNLSVAKYNTNALEGAVNVPMNKDWAMRFSVQAQHRDDFVHNSVNGPTKDFDHYDDNAARLQFLYEPGKDFSALFNVHARDLKGSARLFRANVIKPGTNDIVDGFDYNKVSHDGRNESWLKTEGGSIRLRWTLNDFTLHSITGYESLTSFARGDIDGGYGAVFAPPSGPGFIPFSSETSDGLPKHSQFTQELRLESNLKGPLKWQGGLYYFNEDYTVESISYDSLFSAGGRNGYERVRQKNDAIAVFTAVDYAVSPALDLRGGLRYTRDKKNFNVEDYSSDVFGTLPTLAALRAAGPLSASPSNNKLSWDVSGTYALDRGVKLFARVANGFRAASVQGASAFNNQSVAKPETSTSFEAGVKADLFDRKARLSFGVFKYEIKDQQLTAVGGAANANILLNAKKTEGQGFELDLQAYLSPNLLATVGASFNDAKIKDPTLAVAVCAACKVTDPRTAGGLALIDGNQLPQAPKQNLNVTLRYSIPTKDGEWYAYTDWVYRSKVNFFLYDSVEFTSKSLTEGGLRLGYIWGNGKYEVAAYGRNIANQVRLTGGIDFNNLTGFTNEPRIFGAQFKAQF